Part of the Marasmius oreades isolate 03SP1 chromosome 5, whole genome shotgun sequence genome is shown below.
TTTCCAATGACGGAAACCAGAGGCTCAACGCGTCTATGTACTGCCAAGAATTGAGAAAATTCGATGAAAGAGATATGTGCTTCAGTCGAGTGATGCGCTGATGATATTGCGGTACGGAGATTTCGCTGATACGATTAGACGCCAAGACAACCCGTTCTAGACTGTACAGATATTGTGAGTGAATCATTCATCGAACGGAAGATGTTACTGAGGAAAGTTTCCCAAATTATCCCAAACACTGCTCCAATTCGAAAGCTCATTGCTGTCGAAATTAAGTGATTCAATTTGAGTCTCGGGTGAGCTTGAACCAGATAGATCGGATAGGCGATTGTATCCCAACTCAACAGCCCGCAGTTTGGGCATGAATGGTATAATTTCTTGGAATTGTTGCCAGGTCGTCAAAGTGTCGTTAAGTTCAAGCTCTAAAAGGTGGAGAAAGCCATTCAGCATCTGCTGTCGGTCATAAAGAAGAGTAAGTCGAGTTCGGCTGAGTGCAGAAATGTGTGAACACTGAAACCTGGTTAGAGCCACAGATATCATGGAATGACTCACTTGAGAGCCAGTCTTTGCAAGTAGGCGAGCTCAACTGATATTTTTGCGAGTGTACCCCACGTCGGGAGCAGGCTTCTCGAGAGGTCCAGTCCTCGTATATCTTTGATCGAGGTCAGAAAATCTGAGTGGATAACAGAGTCGAGGCTTAACTGGGACACGTTCTTTGAATCGCTCCCGGCGAATCTGGGCGGGCGATGAGCTCATTTTCCAAGCTGATTTCTCTTAATCGACCAAGATCTGAAATCTTTCCCCGTATTTTATCGAGGTTTACAGCTTCTACTTCAATCGTGCCATTTGAAGAGCCGAGAATAACTTTCTCTTGTGTATTCGTTCCATGAAAGGATTCGATGTATTTCGATGAAAGACCTTCTAGGAACGATACCCCGCACAAGACTTTGGCAGACGCTCGGATAAAAGAGCCCGAATTGGGAATCCTTGCGATCCGTGTCCTTAGCACCAAAGAAAGTATATGTCCCAACCGGTAGCTCACCGACAAGAAAAGTAACGTTTTCCGTCTTTCACGCCGTCATGCTTCCCTCTCGAAGGATCGTCCCATTCGACTCCAAGCCAAGTTCCAGTGGTATTATCGACAGCGCCAATGAATTTAACAGTGGCAAGATCGCCCAGATAACTAATGCGGGTCCCAACAGATAACGTCTGCATGGTCTTTGAAACAAATGTAGAAATTGAGATGAGATGAGATGAAGGCGATGACCGAAGCtgaaggaaggaaaaaaCAAGGCTGAAGGACGCCGGTTTACCCGACGCGTTAGCCGAACCCGGGTTGCTCCCATCTCACTCACCGTAACGGAGCTCGCCATGCTGACCTCGACGCTATCAATCACCAAGAGGATGTCTCGTAGCGGTTCGACCGCCATTAAGAGAACTCAAACAATAGCGCGACATATGATGTCTACGAGCTCAAGTCCGCCTCAGCAAGAGGAAGTAAGTTCACTCAGTTCTTGTAAAAAATGCAGAAGAGTGACAAATACGCTCTTTTCAAGCCGTCTGTACTATTCGAATCTCTTCTCGCGGCAAGAACGTACAAATTAAATCGCCCAGCAAAACTCAATGCCTTGGACCATACTATGATTGGACTGTTGAGATCAAAAGTCGAGGTAACAACCGTCCAAACGATATTCTTCCGTCATCTTATTTCGTTGTCTGGTGCAAATCGCAGAATTGGAACACGTCTGACTTATGTGCAGCCATATGGGGTTCGGGAGAAGGCAGGGCATTCTGTGCAGGGGGTGATGTCGACGGTGAATGACAATGCATGGTTGTGATGTTTACCACCCTCAATGAACCATATACAGGTGTTGTCCGAGATGCTGCCGATCCGAGTACCAGACCAAGAGCGATTCAATTCTTCAAATCCGAGTCAGTTTACTTCTCCTGGTCCCGCTGAACGCCATTCGCTCATCAAGGCTTGCAGGTTTGAACTGGATTATATCCTTGCAGCTCTTTCCAAGCCATACATCGCGATTATGGACGGCATAACGAGTCAGCCTGACTTCCTGCTCAAAAAGTTGCGAATTGATGCTCATACATATCATTACAGTGGGGGGTGGCGTAGGATTATCTATCCCAGCTACTTTCAGAGTAGCGACTGAAAAGACCGTTTTTGCTATGCCCGAAACAAAGATAGGGTATTGTCCCGATGTTGGAGCAAGCTTTTTCTTGTCCAGACTTGATGGTGAGATGGGAACATACCTAGCTCTGACGGGCGATACCTTGAGAGGGAGAGCGGTGTTGTGAGTGCCTGTTCTTCCGGGACTCGAATCCTCCTCACTTTTACCAGTGAGCATGGTTTCGCTACGCATTTCATCCCCTCTCGACGAGTGCCCATGGTGCTGGAGAGTGTTTCAGCGCTTGATAATACCTCGAGCATCCAAAAATCATCGCAAGAGGACTATTATAAACGAATTAACGAAATCATCGAGGAGAACGCATCGGAGGCAGAACACTCGGGGGCCTTCGTTTCAGAGTTTGTTGGTGCGAAGCGTGCTGCCATTGACTTTGCATTCCGACACGATGAAGTCGAGAAGATTTATGAGGATCTCCGAACGCTCCGAAATCACCGTGACCTTGCAATAAGCAAATGGGCGTCTACCACTCTCGACACCCTGGATTTCCGTAGTCCGACTAGTTTGAAGGTGGCTCTGCGGGCGATTCGTAGCGGAAGGACCAAAAGCCTCGTCCAAGCGCTAAATATGGAATTGCAGATCGCTATTGCATGTTGCGTAAGTCGAACAACCCCTCACAACTGCATTCCGACGCTTGACTCTTTGTCTTACCCCAGAGCGGGGCAACGCCGGACTTCAAGACTGGTGTGGAAGCTGTTCTCGTCACTAGAACGAAAGAGCGTCCCAATTGGTCTCCGTCTACCCTCGAAGAGATAACTCCAGAGAAGGTCGATGATTTTTTCAATGGCAAGTACATCACAGACAAGGACAGGCTCGAGATTCCGGAACCGTTCGCCTCTAACACGATATCAAAACCGAGCCGTTTTGCCTTGCCCACGGAAATTGAGATTCGGGATGTGGTCACAGGAAGTCATGTCACGAGCAGCGGCTCTGGCGTAACCCAGGATGAATTGGTTGCCAAAATTACCGACCTATACAACGGGAAAATGGGCGTAAAGGAGAAGGTGTTGGAGGTGATAGCTCGTAAATGCGAAACCACAGACAATGCAGATGGTAATCGCGTCTGGATGAAGTGGGTCCACTCAACGGAGGCCCCGCAATGATTGGATCAGACGTTAGAACCTGTTGATGTTGGTCCATATACTTCTCCTGACGACAAACTTTACAGCGCAAATCTGGGTAGTAGAGATGCCATCATAGTCATCATATGTCATCATATGTCTATGCACTCTGCAATGTGTATCGCTGTGCAAATCTCTCCTGATGTCAGGTTCAGTTAGGTTCAGTTACATCTATGTATACCGTCAGCTGTACCTTACTAAACCGATCTAGCCGATCTGGCCAGTATTCAAAGAACGAGTATGACCAAGGAGCTGAGTACAATCGTCTGACCGAGGACGCTGATCAACAAAATGACTGATCGGATAAAAACCGAAACTATATTGATAAAACGGACTTTGGACAGCTTTGGGCGTTAACATCCAACGTTTACTGGCATCCTTAGAATGAGAGGTGATGCGATCATTTGTTAAAATGTAGACTGTTGTTGATAATAAATTCCAAAGGCGAGCTGATGAGAATACGTTGCTGGGTGTTCTGATACATATCGACTCTAGTTCCTTTCCCGTCATATACACAATCCCGGAACCTGAGGCCTGAAGAGCCGGGAGCCCACACGAATAACGGACCCTGATTGCCTGACTTGAACCGTTTCACAGCCAAGAGCATCCTTTGTTCCAAACAAAGCCGAGCAGAGGAGGGCTTCGGAATGCTCGTCCAACTGTCGACTTGTAGGAAGAAAGGGATGGCTGTGCAAGCTCGTTTGAGATGCTTTGGTATTTTGTTGTCAATTGCGCACAAAGCAAGTGCGTTGTTATTTCAGTTCTCCGCCCGAACCGCTTGCAAGTGACTCCTCTGCAACGGTTTCACTGCCCAGAATGCGCGAATAGACCGTACAATTGATTCTCCGTGGTAGAGCACCGGAACACATGGTGAGGGTCCGCCTGTATAAAGTGCTGCTGGTTCTGAACGAAACTAGCAATCTGTCCTCCAGAAGAACTTCTTTTACTTCCAAACATGAATCCTCACTTACTTTCAACCCAGTATTCTCTCATGGACGTCGCATCCGTTGTACCATCCCCTCACCAAATATTTCGGAAAGCAATTGGCTTGATGGGTTCCACTCTGGAACCATACTGGAGTCAGACTGTTGACATGACACGACCGCAACAGGAGTTCGACATCGACCCAGTCACAGGATTCTTCCCAAATAAACCGCTTCCTCGGCTGTCAGGACCTTACCAGAGATGGGAGAGAGCCCTGTCGTATGGTACGGCAAACATCAAGCTAGGAGAAGAAATCGGAGAAGAAGCCGGAACGCAATTCTTCCAATCTCAAGAATGGAGACTAGAGATCTACAATAAAGTAAGCACTGGACCTCGTATTAAAGAAGCAACACATCCTGACCAATGCGTTCAGTGGCCGGTTCTGAGCATAGATGAACTTCTTGCGGACAAGGATAAATTGCGCCGTGCACACCTAGTCCTCGCTTGGCTGGTGCACATTTATGTCCATTCCCTCCCACCGAGTGAGGAATCTAAACCGAAGAGAGTCCCGGCCTCCCTAGCGAAGCCACTGGTTCAGGTTTCTCAAGTACTGGGAATCGCTCCAGTCCTGACCTTCGCAGACACAGTCCTCTGGAATTGGGAGTTGATTAACCCAGACAAGCCGGTGACAATCGACAACATGCGCTTCTTGCACGCATTCTCGGGGACGGAGGACGAGTTGAACTTCTATAGGGTCTCCGCCACGGTAGAATTGCACGGCGTCCAGATTCTTGAGATCATCGACAACTACAACAACCTAAGGAATCCGAATGACTTGACGTCTATCTCGAGGGTTTCGCGTGACTTGGGGAAATTGGCTACCGTGATCGAGGAACTCGGTCGAGTCTTGCAGTCGACTCGTTCAATCATCGACCCGCATGTATTCTATTGGCAGATCCGTCCATGGTTTGAAGGAAGCGATGCGCAAGGTCCCACTGGACCTGGGTGGATGTACGAAGGGGTCGAGAATTCGCACAGGCTCGACCTTAGCGGACCTTCAGCGGGCCAGAGCACCGTCATGCACGCTTTGGACGTCTTCCTCGACATCGACCACAAACTCCGACAAAAGCGGTACCCTGCGCCTTCAGAGGAAAACAAGCGGGCAGACCACGGCTTCATGCAGAGGATGAGACGTTACATGCCGGGCAAGCACCGCCAGTATCTAGAGCATCTGGAATCCACGCCACAGTCTGTGCGAGCGTTGGCTGAGAGCACGCCAGCTTTACGGGAGCCATACAATGGTGCTGTGATGGCTCTGAAGAAGCTGAGGGACATGCATATGCGGGTTGCGTGCTTGTACATTATCACGATGTCGAGGACAACTCCGCACATTCCTTCCGCTTGCCCTGCGAGCAAAATGTTGGAAAACATGGAAAGGAAACGACAGCAAGAAGGTCCAACTAGAGGCACAGGTGGAACCGAGCTGGCTGTTCTCTTGAAGTCAGGGAGAGATGCCACCCGACGTGCAGCGTTGAACTGAGCGACGCGCAACTCGAGCGAAACAACAGGACTACAAACCCGAAAACACAACTGGATGATAAGATATTAGCCATCATAATCGTACTCAATTCTGCAAATAATCCACAAACCAACGACTGTAGCGTCTAGTTAACTTATTTAGAACTCACAAACTCGCATTCATAATTTATCAATAACCTATCAATTGTTCTGCAGTTTTCATTCTGTATAGCCTGTAGCGTATTCAATATTTATGAGTATTTATTCCTGGACAAAATGTAGCACCTACAATATAATTTTGCTGAATCTTTGCGATGCGGAAAACAAGAACGGATGATTGCCCGCCGGGGAGAGTCACATTGCCACGTGCTACGCGGTACTGTCGGGGACGGGGAAGCCGGACACGCCGGACAGGCGTCAACCTTCATTGTAGGAGAATGGGTGACTAATTCCGCATCCGCATATGTGGTATTGCATAACTTTGACCGGTTTTGAGAATGCATGTAGCTTACCATCTGCAGCTGGTTGAGCTGTGTTGCAACCTCAAAAAGACAAGAAAGAATACCTTTTTGAGGCACCGATTACACGAGATCACGTGCCTTCTTCCCTTCACCCGGGTGCTTGTAACGATCGCGTTGAGTCACAACGCTTGTTACATCTGGTCTCACCTTCTCTTCACCATGACTTACGAGCTTGAGACTGGCATTGCAGCACGCTTGATTAACGCGGAATCTGACGATGAGCAGATTTTTACTACTCCTCATACACTTCAGGTGCTATCCGTTAAACCCATTGGCGTCAATGGGCAGTCGGACCGTCATCGTGTCATTTTGTCCGACGGGTCTCACTTCATTCAAGCAATGCTAGCGACATCACTCAACTCTATGGTTTTAGACCATACTATCACCAAGAACACTGTGATTGTAACAGAGAAGATGTCGTGCAATTATGTTCAAGGAAAACGGTGCGCGACGCGTTTGAAAGTTTTTTTTCTGCACCGCGGGATCACTGACGTCTGGATCTTCAGTCTTCTAATCTTAATGTCAATTCGCATTCTGGGTCAATGTGAAGAAAAACTCGGCGATCCTAAGAATTTGAAAGAAGACAACGACAAAGGCGAAGGGGGCTCAAAACCCTCCTCTACTGTCACCACTCCAGCCGTCCAGAAAGGCCAACCGAGTAGgcctcaacaacaacaaacaGCACAGACAAAATCTGGAGGAAAACCCAACTTACACCCTATTGAAGCATTGAGTCCATATTCCAACAACTGGACTATCAGAGCCGTAGTCACTCAGAAGTCGGACGTTAGGACGTGGTCTAATACACGTGGAGAGGGAAAGTTGTTCAACTTCACTCTTGCGGATGAGTCCGGAGAAATTCGCGCTACCGCATTCAATCAGATGGTGGATGAACTTTACGACAGGGTCAAAGAGCAGAAGGTCTACTATGTCAGCAAGGCCAAAGTGACCTTGGCGAAGAAGAAATTCAACAATGTCCAGAATGAGTATGAGATGACTTTGGAGCGCAATTCCGAAGTGGAAGAGGTCAGTCAGCTTTCTCAACGCTTTCCTCACACCAATCTCCTTACGATGTCCTCCGGTAGTGCACGGATGCATCCAACATGCCGACCTTGAAATATAACTTCATCCCCTTCAGTGAGCTCGAGAATCTGGCTCCGGAAGCTATTTGTGGTAAGTGCCGCCGAACTACAATTGCTCAATAGCTTCCAAAGTACTGATTTCTTACAAACAGATGCCATCGCCATCGCCAAGGAAGTCGGTGAGTTCGAGGAGTTCACGTCGAACAGAACTCAGCGTCTCGTAAGTTCATTGTATTGTCCTCGGTTCCTGACACTCAACCACGATAGACCAAGAAACGGGATCTGACTCTCGTTGACAAATCTGGCTACGCTACGCGATTTACCATGTGGGGGAAATTTGCCGAAAACTTCGCGGTAGAACATGAAAACCCAGTTCTAGCCATCAAGGGTGCCAGAGTTAGCGATTTCGGCGGTCGAAGCCTCAGTACCATCAACACCACACAAGTGTTACAAAATCCCGAATTGCCAGAGGCGTTTGCTTTACGTGGTTGGTATGATGCTCAGGGTTCTGAGCATAACTTCCAGTCGCACACAAACGTTGCTTTCGCAGGCAAGACGAGCGGGGGGTTTAACAGGAACTCAGTTGTACCACTGTCGGAGGTCAAAGAGTTTGTGGTAGGAGAAAGCGACAAAGCACAGTTTTTCTCCTCTCGAGCAACCGTGATGCATATCAAAGGGGACAACATTGCGTATCCAGCCTGTTCGACGCCGACGTGCAATAAGAAAGTCGTGCAAAGTGGTGACTCATGGGGGTGCGAGAAATGCCAGAAGTCTTATAATGAGCCGCAGTGGAGGTATCGACAACAATCTGATCATGTTCGCACTGTACTCACCTCGCAAACCAGATTCATTGTCTCCATGGCTGTGTCTGACTGCACTGGACAGGAATGGTTCCAAGGCTTTAACGATGTCGGAGAGATGATTTTTGGAATGACTGGGAACGAAGTGATAGCAATCAGAGTATGTAAGCCTGTCCGATGGACGGGCTCGGTTTTGACAATTCTATTCAGGAAAACGATGAAGCACGGTTTAATACACTGCTGGCACGATCAATTGGCCATACATTCAACTTCTTTTGTCGTGCAAAAACCGAAAATTTCAATGTCTGTGCTATCTTTACCTCATCGACAGATAGTTGCTCATTTCATTACAGGATACTCTTCGACTTCGTAAGGGCATCGTGCGTATAGAAAAGCTGGATTATGCAGAAGAGGCGAAGCATTTAATTGAGCTTCTTGACTCCCCGTGGGCGAACCAGTGATTCCTTCAACTGTACCTCTTATTCTTGACTCTTGAGCTTGCATTCCTTCCGTGTTAATAGCCAATTGTGTACAATAAATAATTGACTTGGCCTTTAGGCTCAAGTGTCCCAGTTAGCTCATTTTTGGCGGCTTACAGGGTACTCCTAATTTGTCGATGTCGGTGGTGACCGCGAACTGTTTGTGTGTTGTTTACATGTCACGACTTTCTGTAGCGCGTCAAGAGCACTTGTAAACtagctctttttctttttctcgaCGACCCCATATATCGATCAGCCAGGGCACCAGCACGGCATTCACGTCAGATCATCTGGTTCAAGCATTGCGCTAACGACTCATCACTAGACGTCGACGACACGCAACGAGACACCATTTGCGTACAATCCCAATCCTGTGTGGCCACTTTCTACGCGTTCCGGacacctttttttttgcagtagAAATCATTGGAACTCATGCCAGCGTCAGGAACACCATCTCGACGTCGAAATTCTTCCGCCGCGGGCGATGCTTTCAGAACCACTTCCTACGAAACACCCTCACGGTCGACGGGAGGTACATTGAGCCCACCTCTGTCATCGGCTGCATCAACAGGATACGCCTCGAGTACTGTGGCAGGCCCTGGAGTTGGGGCCAAGATGAATATTGTAACGCGAGTTGCGATTGAGGGAAAAGCAAAGCCAGGAAACGATGGTGCTGGGGTGAATATATACCTCAAGGTATGTGGAGACCAGTCTTCAACAACGACGCTTTGGTTCTGATCCTCGAGCCGCCCCTTGCAGCTATCTGTGCCTCTAGATAGCACCAGCCCAGGACAGACCATTCAGCTATTTCCAGGCAGGGTTTAGGACGTTTATCATAAAGTAAGCGGCTAACACGATCTTCTTTACAGAGGAGAATGTCAAGATACTCGATTACATAGTTCACCCACTGGATAACAACTCAGCGCCATATAATTTCGACTCCATGAACGCCCCACTTCTGCACAGCGCAGGACGGGCATTGAATCTACCCGCGCGTTCCCAACAAACCTTCCAGGCAGCTTTTGGGCTATCACTACCAccgtcatcttcatcttcatcaccaGCTCCTCCTCCTAATAGTTCTCGCTCATCTAAAAGTGCGGTAAACGGTTCATCGTCTCAGGCAGAATCTATTGGCCCTGTCGATCCAATGTATACTGGCCATATCCTGGTCAGTGGGTATCATGTTTCCTTTGTGTTGCCAAAAATTCTCCCGCCTCGTTATCCAGAAGATGGATCAGGTACAAACTCAGTACGTGCAAGCGGCAAGTACGGTGGCAGGCGACTCTCTATCGGAGACCGTGACCGTCTGCAAGCCCAGTTCGTAGCCGCTATCGAACTTTGGGTGCCTTTCGTCTCGCAGCCACCGAGATCTCCCTTTTTAGTAAGTGTCAAATATTTCCCCCTTTGATACCGAAAAAGATGTTGACTTGATATATTCTACTCGATAGTTGTCGATACCTACTCCTCGATGTCTCCATAACAACATCAAACTCCGGATATTTCCACCTAACACAAACACCACTTCCGCTTCGCTTGCCTCTCTATCTTCTTTAGATGATGACTCCGCAGGCTCTTGGGATCTGGCGTCAGATCCTCATGTTACACGAGCAGCTACATCTCCAAGGAGTAGAGCCTCAAGCAATGGCTACGGCCATAACTCGTATCACGGTAACGAAGCAGATGATGAATCAAGCGACTCCTCTACTGCTGGTTTCTCTTATGGATGCGGAATTCAAGGAAGCTTTCCTAGCACCGAGAGAATCAGGATGCGATGGGCTAAGCCAGTCAAAAACCTTGATATACCTCGCTATGGGTATGGCCGAGATAACTTGGAGATTTCAACTgcatccattgataccggtCGTCGAAGAGTGGGCGTGAAGAGTGCGAAAGGCGAGATGACCTGTATTGTGAAGGGAAAAGCCCGCAGTAGTGATGGTGCGGAGGGGATCATCATGGACGTGGAGTACAAAGGGACATGTAAAGATGTGTGGTATCCTGGAGTTGCAACTCTTCTCGGTATGGATGTCAGCCTGGAAGCCAAGAACTCCGATGTTAGTTGGCTTCAGGGCGAAGGATCGCCTGGATCAGGCTGGGAGGTGACTGGGGGCTCCGGCTATACGGGGTTTGATGCTGGGAATGACTCCAACCCTCGAGCTACAGGCGGAAGATTTGATTCCATAGAGTCGTCATCCTCGAGTCCACAGATACAGATAACTCCCTCTCCTTCCGGTGCACCTTCATCTTACCTATCCAGACAAAACTCCAATACGTCGTCGacatcttctcttctccGTGCCCCTCTTCCCGGCATCCAGAACGTTGCAGAGTATTCTTTTGAGCGTTCCAATGCCACCAATGACCCCGCTGCGTCTATCACTTCAACTCAAATGTCAACGTCGTCCATGGGCTCACTACCCACCTCTGCGAATCTCACAGAATCTGTCGTGTCTCGTCCTCCAGGTTATCCAATCACACTTCATCTCAACATGAACGAGCTTGTCCCACCTGCAAAAAATGAGCTCAACTTCTCTGTTAAAGGGACAGTCGTTGTCGTTCCACGTACACGACATACTACGCCTCGTGTTAATGGGTCGACAAAACGTTCGGATGCGGAGAGCGACGACACTACCTCTGCATCTGGTGGTGACGATCGGGAAGTAACACCCGTTACGCTGCCGCGGTTCACCGTTCTGGCTGCCGACACCGAATCCACAACCATCGTGGTCAGGAATGATATTTCTGGCACTTCCTCTTCACCGGCCAGCGTGGAGGTCTACAATCCGAATGGTGACATACATTCCGATGCTCAGGCGCGGAAGACGGTTTTACAGAAAGGTGGTTTCACAAGATGCGGAGAAGGTGGAGGAAGAATTGTTATCAAAATTCCCTCGTCTGGTTATGTTAATGGACATGCTGGCGGAAGGTATCTCCAAGCTCCTACTACAACACGCACACTCAATGATAGCGGAAGGAGTAGTCCAATACCAAGGATGTCGTCGCATGGAAATACCGCGAAATACAACACTCATAAATTGCGACCAAAGAGGGATGGAGAATTGATGATCCCTTGGGTGGATGCTAGAATTACGCTTCTTTCGAGTAGCTTCGAATCCTCCTCGTATGCCGTTCGAGTACGTTTGCCTGCTCCTGCTGAAATGAAGGGGGATGGCGATTGGCTGGAGTTTGGTTTGGCCAAATCAGGTTTGTCGGGGTCgtctccttcctctt
Proteins encoded:
- a CDS encoding uncharacterized protein (BUSCO:EOG09262387) → MTYELETGIAARLINAESDDEQIFTTPHTLQVLSVKPIGVNGQSDRHRVILSDGSHFIQAMLATSLNSMVLDHTITKNTVIVTEKMSCNYVQGKRLLILMSIRILGQCEEKLGDPKNLKEDNDKGEGGSKPSSTVTTPAVQKGQPSRPQQQQTAQTKSGGKPNLHPIEALSPYSNNWTIRAVVTQKSDVRTWSNTRGEGKLFNFTLADESGEIRATAFNQMVDELYDRVKEQKVYYVSKAKVTLAKKKFNNVQNEYEMTLERNSEVEECTDASNMPTLKYNFIPFSELENLAPEAICDAIAIAKEVGEFEEFTSNRTQRLTKKRDLTLVDKSGYATRFTMWGKFAENFAVEHENPVLAIKGARVSDFGGRSLSTINTTQVLQNPELPEAFALRGWYDAQGSEHNFQSHTNVAFAGKTSGGFNRNSVVPLSEVKEFVVGESDKAQFFSSRATVMHIKGDNIAYPACSTPTCNKKVVQSGDSWGCEKCQKSYNEPQWRFIVSMAVSDCTGQEWFQGFNDVGEMIFGMTGNEVIAIRENDEARFNTLLARSIGHTFNFFCRAKTENFNDTLRLRKGIVRIEKLDYAEEAKHLIELLDSPWANQ
- a CDS encoding uncharacterized protein (BUSCO:EOG09261DJC) — encoded protein: MQTLSVGTRISYLGDLATVKFIGAVDNTTGTWLGVEWDDPSRGKHDGVKDGKRYFSCRIPNSGSFIRASAKVLCGVSFLEGLSSKYIESFHGTNTQEKVILGSSNGTIEVEAVNLDKIRGKISDLGRLREISLENELIARPDSPGAIQRTCPNIRGLDLSRSLLPTWGTLAKISVELAYLQRLALNRTRLTLLYDRQQMLNGFLHLLELELNDTLTTWQQFQEIIPFMPKLRAVELGYNRLSDLSGSSSPETQIESLNFDSNELSNWSSVWDNLGNFPHLERVVLASNRISEISVPQYHQRITRLKHISLSSNFLNSWQYIDALSLWFPSLETLSIGANPVVDKSRNSRQFLIARIPSLTVLDAAAVPRVTQ
- a CDS encoding uncharacterized protein (BUSCO:EOG0926213Q) is translated as MLTSTLSITKRMSRSGSTAIKRTQTIARHMMSTSSSPPQQEEPSVLFESLLAARTYKLNRPAKLNALDHTMIGLLRSKVENWNTSDLCAAIWGSGEGRAFCAGGDVDGVVRDAADPSTRPRAIQFFKSEFELDYILAALSKPYIAIMDGITMGGGVGLSIPATFRVATEKTVFAMPETKIGYCPDVGASFFLSRLDGEMGTYLALTGDTLRGRAVFEHGFATHFIPSRRVPMVLESVSALDNTSSIQKSSQEDYYKRINEIIEENASEAEHSGAFVSEFVGAKRAAIDFAFRHDEVEKIYEDLRTLRNHRDLAISKWASTTLDTLDFRSPTSLKVALRAIRSGRTKSLVQALNMELQIAIACCSGATPDFKTGVEAVLVTRTKERPNWSPSTLEEITPEKVDDFFNGKYITDKDRLEIPEPFASNTISKPSRFALPTEIEIRDVVTGSHVTSSGSGVTQDELVAKITDLYNGKMGVKEKVLEVIARKCETTDNADGNRVWMKWVHSTEAPQ
- a CDS encoding uncharacterized protein (BUSCO:EOG09261DJC), producing the protein MQTLSVGTRISYLGDLATVKFIGAVDNTTGTWLGVEWDDPSRGKHDGVKDGKRYFSCRIPNSGSFIRASAKVLCGVSFLEGLSSKYIESFHGTNTQEKVILGSSNGTIEVEAVNLDKIRGKISDLGRLREISLENELIARPDSPGAIQRTCPNIRGLDLSRSLLPTWGTLAKISQMLNGFLHLLELELNDTLTTWQQFQEIIPFMPKLRAVELGYNRLSDLSGSSSPETQIESLNFDSNELSNWSSVWDNLGNFPHLERVVLASNRISEISVPQYHQRITRLKHISLSSNFLNSWQYIDALSLWFPSLETLSIGANPVVDKSRNSRQFLIARIPSLTVLDAAAVSAKERTDSEIFYLSYIAQHHIFDCGTNLRETLRQEHPRWDVLCQKYGPPDNLLKRSERSEKLSSKLFEVKIQRIMGCRPEESADIIPLRVLPTMTLKLFRLKVRKLMKVPPQHGMTLWIKMPDEQWFELGTEGDQQDLDWLGLEGGSQVACCIFST